A segment of the Aureliella helgolandensis genome:
AGCGTGGCTACTTTGATTCCACCGGGCGAAGTATCGACACCCGAATCAAACGCGGTGAAGAGGGGCCAGTGACTCTCAATCCTGAGGGAACGCGTGGGAAGTTAATCGTCCTCCAGGAGGCAGCAGCGCGACCTCTCATCGCCAGTGGCGTCGCCGAGGAAGTTCAACGCATCTACGTTCGCCCACTGGTCGATTACGAAGAGGCCTTCAGCAACTACTCCATCATGAAACGGAAACTGTCCGACAGCATCTCCGTGATTCAGCGTGAAACCGCCGACATCAACCAAGCCAACCAACTTGGACGCGAGATGGTGATTTTTAGTCAAGCAGAAAACCAGAAGCTGGCCTTTGATCTTGAGCACACTCAACAAGAGGTGACCGTCGTAACTCAGCTCGTCGAGCAGGCCACGCAGCAATTGCAGGCTCTGCGAACTGAAGTCAGCAAGCTCTACCGCGAGGTGCAAGCCAAGCGAAAGCAATTGGTCGCCCAACAGCTGAGCATGCTCACCGCGACTCCTTAGACCACGGGCCCTGGTTTACTGGGTAGTGAGGTTTGCTGGAGAGTTAAGGCCCTACCAGGCCACGAGTGTCTAGAAGTCGAGATACTCCTCATAGGCCTCACGGATACTGCCTGCTTGAGGACGTTGGCCCGTCCAGCGATAGAAGTCGTAGACTTCCGACATTACCGATTGCTCGAGTTCGGATACCAGACGCCATGGAGTCGCCGGGAGAGGCCCCCATCTCGCTTGGTGGCGGCGATCGGCGAACAGGGTCGTGGGCCCTCTAGCTGACAATTGTTTGAGTAGGTCGAACTGCTCGGTTTGGCGATGCGTTGATCCATCATCAATAATGAGAAGAGGAGGCAGCTCTTCCGCCTCGACTGGTTCTGCACTCAGTTCGGTAAGTGTCGCTTCGCCCGAGGCTACGCAAGTTGTTGCTTTCAATAGTTCGGGGGACCCGTTAAAAATGGCTTCGAGATCAGAGGCTGGTGGGCCATCGCTCCAGAGGATTTTTCCGGCAAAGCCGAGTTCAGCGGCCGCCGCGTAGCAGCTCCGCATTCGCAGTGAGTCTCCATATAGCCAAACGACCGGCAGTAGGGCAGGGGAGGCCGTACTAGCTGCAACCTCCTCCATCGCGGAGGTCACAATGCCGAAGCCCACGCCATTCCAACAGTCCCATTGACCATCGCGGTAGCGCGCCGAGGTCACGCTGCCCACAAATTGGGTGATGGGGCACCCTTCGCACAACAGTCCGACAGCGAGGGAGTCGAGTGGGGTAAAAAATCGGGCTGCCGCAAACTTCATCGCTCGCATCCCCTCCACCGCAGCCGCGAAGCAATTCGTCTCGACTTCCACGGTAATGACTTGCCAATCGAGCCTCAGTTGCCGAAAGGCGCGTTCCATGACGAACTGAGTTGGCTTGCCTGCTACGCTGTCACCAATGCAACAGAGAATTGGTTGTGTTGCTGAGCCCATAGACGTATTCATACAAGGTGGGGACGGTGCGGAAGTCGCGCCATGGAACCATCCCGATTCCGACAGCTGACCACAAGTTCTATCGTCAGTTCTTTCCTGCAATCCAAGGTAACAGGCAAACCGATTGGCGCGAATGGTCCGATTGTAGGACCCGCGGCTCAAGCCCCCGTGAGATTCACGCCTTCGGTTCAGGCTCGCTCACACCGTCCCGCCCTGAGCAATCTAAGCTTCACGAGCTCCAGCTGTCCCATTTTGAGGCACTTTCGCAACCGCGAGGGAGCGAGCGGACTCCCCTGCTAGCCGTGTTTGCAGAAATGCTTGCATTGCAGTCTTGGCGGAATCCGGCATTCGGTCCAACGAGGATTCACCAGTCCACCGGCCGAGCATTTCGAAGTCATTCAGTTCTAAGCGCGATTCGCAAAGTCACCTCCGTGAAAGAGAAACCATGCCATTGCGACATGGGGGACAAACCAGTCGCCCCATGTGACGTACCTTGGGGGGACGATGCGTTGGTAGCCTTCGAACGCTTCGGACCTGCAAGTCAAGGTTGCATGATTGCCTTGTGCGGCCTAGTGGCAGCAGTGGCAATGGGGTGGTATCCAGCGTTGTGGATGCAACCGACGTTGGTCGGCATATTTTGGGGAAGCATTTTTCTTGCCGGAATCGCCTGTGCCGACTTTGGCAACGGGCATCTCGCCGTCATCTTCTTGGCAGGCGGAATTGCCACGTTGGCCACGCTGGGGTGTATTAGGCTCACCGAATTCCCTCCCTCGGACTGTCTGTTGACCACCACACTGATCCTTGCGGCAGCATGGTTCGTTTCTCGACTCGATCGACTCACGCGTCCGAGCAGCTTCCAGCACTCGCCGCGACCTGAGACCGCAAGCATGTCGGGGATGGTCAGACGGCGTCCGGACTCTCGTCTAAGATTCTCGATCTGGGACATCCTGTTCCTCACCTGCGTGGCCGCATGCGCGTGCAGCGCGTATCCGGGGCTTGAGACCTCTCCGCTATTGTTAGCCAGTCTATGGATTGCCGTGTTGGGTGGGCTGATCAGTAGTTGGGCAGCCTGTCGCTGGACTTGGCAAGACCAGTGGGCCCCCCTGCAGATCCTGTCCCTCGGCGCGATGTTTGGCATCAGCGCTGCCATCGTGATTCTGCAGTCTCCCATGCCAATCGGGAGAACGGTCAGTTGGCTGCTGCAGGGGCCGTTTAACGTCATTGCAGCTCAAGCGACTACCGTTTTACTGTTCAGCGGTGCCCTAAGATGGGATCAGTACTGCCGCTCCAACTACGGCGTTCGGAGTGCTCCGGCGACGGCCGATAGGGCTTGAGGCCTTGTTGAATAGAAGAACGCGTTGAATAGGAGAACGCGTTGAATAGGAGAATGGCAAGAGTTTTTATGCGCAGGCGGTGCCCTGAAATGCTTTGCAATCCACCATTCCCTGCTGGCGGTCAATTGGCTTAGTGCACGCCCGAGTGCCAGCAATCTTCCCCCAGATCTCCTAGATCAACGGGCGTGAATCACGGCAAGGTCAGTTCGTGCGGATTATTACGGTTCTAGCAAACTTTCCGTCCCGGCTGTGCCGATAAGCAGCTCTGTAACGAGTTTTCGGATGATTCCGAATTTTACATTGTGCGCGGTTAGTCGGCTAAGGCGTGGTCGACTGGCGTACAAGCGATGCCGACTACGGACGATGTGCCGCTGGAGAGATATTGATGAAGATGCTCAGTGGACGGATGCACTGGCTAGCGATGGGGCTTGCTCTTGTCGTGAGTGCTCAAGGATTTACAACGAAGACACTTTTGGGACAATCGCCGTATGGCATCCCAACTGGCCCACAGGGCATGGGAGCTCCTTCCATGATGGGGATGCCCAACGGACAATTCCCGGACGCACCGATGAGTATGGCGTTCAAGGGCCCTCCACCGATGGAAGTCGCGTATGCCAGCCACGCTGGTCGATGCGATGGTAGTGGATGCGACACCGCGGGTTGCGGTTGTGGAGGTGGCGGAGCCATGGGGTTCTGCGGTGGCGATCATTGTGGCGGCGTATGCGGTGGCATGTGCGGCGGTAGTGGTGGCCTGATGAATCGTTTGGGCTGTGGAGCATGCGGCGGTGCCGGATGCAATGCCTGCGGTGGTGGCTTGGGCGGCGGCCTGGGTGGTGACGGTCTCGGTAGCCACGGCTGCTTGTTGGGACGCGGACTCTTCGGTGGTCGACTAGCTGGGTTGCTCGGCCCTCTGGCGCCTTACAGTGAATCCGGCACCGGTGCCCAACGCTACTTCGATTTCTACGGCGGTACCATTGGACTGAAGCGTACCAGCAACGTCGGCGGATTCCAAAGTTACAGTCGTGACGTCAATTTGAACTTCGTTCCAGTTACTCAAGTTTCGGTAGACTCCGCGAATATCAACAGCGTTCTAAATACGTCGGATCTCGATCTGGACGAAATGCGATTTGGGCTAGAGCTGATCGCAAGCTTGCAAGTCGGAGTTGGTTCGAACGTTGAAGCCCGCTACTTCGGTCTCAACTCGTGGGAAGATAATGCCACGCTCAGCGTGGTCGGCTCTGGCACCCCAACCCTTGACTCTGTCTTTAGTCAGTTTGGAACCGTGCCAGCTGGTGGCTACGACGATACCGACAACAGTTTCATTCACAGCATCGATTATGAATCTGCGATGCACAGTGGAGAAGTGAACTTCCGACGTCGCTTTGTAGCACCGGTTAGCTGGGTGCAGGGATCATGGTTGATGGGGATTCGCTATTTTGATCTCGACGAGCGTTTTGGATTCCATGCAACGGGTAGCCAAAACAATACGTTCGCTGCGGATCAGCTTCGCTTCTTCGACTACAACACCAGCACTCGTAATGAAATGACCGGTTTCCAGGTCGGCAGTGATCTATGGGTGAACGTCATTCCGGGGCTTCAAGTGGGTGTAGAATCGAAGAGCGGGATTTTTGGAAACCATGCTGAGGTCGAATCGATTGCGGTTTCCAATTCCATCCCAGGAGCTCGTGAGTTTCTGCAAACGGGGGAAACCGCCTACTTAGCAGAATTGACCGCATCGGCTGTCTACCGTTTGTCGTACTCTTGGTCGGTTAAGACTTCCTACAACCTGTTGTATGTCGACAACGTAGCCTTGGCACCCGAGAACATGAATGTTCGAGGCTTCGGTAGCAGTGCGGGAGCTGTCGCTGGCACGTTCGACGCGGCAACTCGTGAACCGTTCATCAACACCGATGGTGAGGCCGTCTATCAAGGTTGGTCCATCGGCGGCGAGTTTCTGTTCTAGTAGGACTTAGACCTCACGCCAAGTAGAGCAAATTCATCGCGCATCGCTCGAAAGGGCCAGCTTCCAAGCTGGCCCTTTTTTTATGCTTGGAACAAAATGCCACGCATCGCAATGGTTGCTTAGGCGCCGGGATGCAATTCTTGGATTGCGCCGGAGATTCTGTTAAGAAACCGACTCTTGCCGTATAGAGTTTCCAAGGATTGGATGGAGGGCAGGTCGATGGAGGAGGCCCTGAAATTGCGCATGATTTTCGTCAAGGATTCTAAGTCATTGGGTGGAAAGAGTAGTCCAGTCTGGCCGGGAATGATGAAGTCCAGGGCGCCCCCTTGGGACGCTGCGATCACAGGGGTGCCGGCCGCCATGGACTCGATGGCAATCATGCCGAAGTCCTCGATTCCTGGAAAAATAAGCGCTTCCGCGTGAGCGAGGAGCGAGTCCCAGCGCTGGTCATTCGGACGCACCTCAAAGCGTATGTGGGAGCGTCCCTTGGGGCCCGCTTGTGAGCGCAAATGCGACAGATAGGGCCCATCTCCCGCCACGACCAATTGGACACCTGCTCGTTGCGCTGCCTCGATGGCTAGGTCGAAACGCTTGTAGCTGACCAGGGCACCGGCGGCCAGGAAATAGGGTTCAGCTACAATTCGAGCCGTCTGCCGCGCGTTGGAAAATCGGACCATTTCGATCGGCGGTGCGAGGACTTCTGCATCGTGGCGACCGTAGTATTTTTCAGTGCGTTTTTTAACAAAGGTCGAGTTTACGAAGTACTTGTCGACCCGATGTTGCGAGGCAACATCCCAGGTGCGAAGTTGGCTGCTTGCAAATTGAATCAAGGGGGAGGCCAGGGGAATCCGCTTCAGTCCACCGATGTATTCGAAGCGTTGATCCCAGACGTATCGCATGGGGGAATGCAGGTAGCACAAATGCTTCGCATAGGGGCCGGGGATGACTCCTTTGGCGACGCAGCTGGAGGTGCTGATGATTAAATCAAAGTCTTGCAGCGGAAAGCTTTCCATGATACTTGGCAGAATCGGAAGCAATGCTTTGCGAATTCGTCGGAAGGGCCACAATCCTCGTGGGCAGATGATCCTGCGGGAATTGATGGTTTCTGGCATGCGCCGCGCATCATGAAACATCGTGTACACAGGCGCTGCTGGATAGAGCTCAAGCAGGGTTTCTAAGACCTTCTCTCCGCCGCGGTGAGAGACAAGCCAGTCGTGGACGTAAGCAACTCGCATGTCCGTTAGCTTTCGATTGCGTGGTTGAGGGAAGTCCATGTTTGTTGAGCGGTTTCCGCCCAGCAGTAGCTGCGTGCATGGACGAGGCCTTGCTCTGACATCGTTTTCTGCAACGCGCGGTTGTTGGCGATGCGCAAGATGCCGTCTGCGATACTTTCAATGTCGTAGGGGTCGACTAAGTGGGCGGCTGTTCCGGCAACCTCGGGCAGCGAGGTGACCGAAGAGGTGACTACCGGCACACCGGAAGCCATGGACTCAATGACAGGCAGACCAAAACCTTCATAGAGCGAGGGATAGACAAAGAGCTCCGCACCGGCGTAAAGCAGAGGCAATTGTTGTTCTGCAACATATCCAGCCATATGCACCCCTTCAGGTCCTCGGTCGAAGCCGACACTGTTGAAGACCCGACCGCTTGCTCCCGCCAGAACTAGCGAGAGGCCCGGCAATTGTGGACTGGCAATTTCCCATGCTTGAAGGAGCCGTGCCAGATTCTTTCTAGGTTCGATGGAACCAACGCATAGTAGATATCTCTCAGGCAGGTTGAGTTCGTTCCGCAATTGGGCGATTTGCTGCTCAGGATACGGATGAAAGACGCTGTCGACACCGCTGTAGATGACGTCGATTTTCTCTTCAGGGATGTTGCAGAGTTCGACAATTCGGCTTTTAGAAAAATGCGATACGGTAATGACCCGCTGGACGCGACGAGCGAGTCGTGGAACTAAGAATTGATACCAAGCCGCAAATGCTTTGGTGAAGCAATCCGCTTGATCGAAGTAGGCGCAGTCGTGAATAGTGACCACCTGATTCCGCACCGACAGAGGCCCGGTGGTGGAGGGCGACCACAGTACCGAGCTACGCATCTTGCGAGGCAGTTGAACCTGCTCCCACAGGTGACCACGAATTCCAACAGCCGCCTGGGATGGTTCGATGACAGTCATCCGATCGCCAAGTCGGGCGACGATTTCACGCGCGTATCGCTGCTGGCCCGTTAGCTGCTGAGCAAGATACCTGCCGTTGACTTCTACCTGCATAGTTGTTCCTAGAGTACTACTCAAGAGGCTGCGCACTGGCACGGGAAAGAGTCGCACTCCGGTACTCCACAATCCACACGACTGCTAAGAGTGCCACAATGCCTGGAAACGTGCGTGTGCTACTGAAATAGAGCAAGCGAGGCGTTTCCAAGATGGCAATGACGACCAGGGGATAGAAGCAGATTCCAGCGATGGTGTTCGCCGTAAACCCACGGTACAGGCGTCCCGAAGCGAAGCCACAGAATGTCCAAAATACCAAAAAGCCTGCTGTACCAAAATCGAGCAACGGCTGGAACACTCCCCCACCATTGTTCAGCTCAGGCGTGGCGTAGTTATGCAGCAGATCTTCAAAAACACGATCGGGATCAACACCCGTCAGCTTGGAATAGGAAATGGGCGAATCGGCCACGCCCGGGAAATTCCACAGCGAATAGAATGTTGAATAGGGGAGTGGCAATTGGACGTTCAAGCGACTTGCCATCACGCCATTGTTATGGGCCGCAGTGTAGTATCCTCCCACCCGCCATAAAGTAAACTCAGCGATGGAATCGAATTCATCTTCGTAATATTTCCACGATCGGAACGATTCGCTGATAGCGAAAAAGGACAACAAACCGAGGACCGCAAGAATTGGTAACGCTTGGAGGAAGGAATGAACTGGAGGACTGTACTGTCGCCCCACCACCTTCTGTTGAAAATACAGAATGCACATGGGCAATAGTATTTCGATGAACGCCAAACGCTCACCTAAGAGAATCGCCCTTGCAAAGGCAATTCCCAACAAGGCGGTGAGCGGCCAAAGCAGGTGCTGGTGGCCTCGCAAGTAGAGCCACATTCCAATCGGCACCGCTGCCAGTGAGAACTGGGAGCAGGTTGTAATTCCAGGGATCGTCCCAAAGTAGGCTTCACGAATCGTTGCATCCACCTGCACGTCTTCACCGAACAGCAGATCGGGGAGCATGGCCAACGAAAACCCGCGACCGATTCCAATCGCGAGCCATACCATATAGCCAAAACAGCTCAAGGAAAACAAACCCCAAAAGCAGCGTTTAAGTACTGGGTCGGAGGTCGGATTGAGTCCCGACGATGTCTTGCCGGTTGCGTGCCCTAGCTGGCACCCCAATAGGAAAACTGCGACGGCTCCCAATCCCAACAGCAAATGATTGAAGTCGAAATATTTGGGAGTGCCATAGAGCACGTAGTCATGCTCGCGTTGCAGGTAGGCGACCAGTAGAGTGCCCCCGACCGCAAGAAAATAGAGCCAGCTTGGGCGCAACCACCAGAGTGAGTTCAGTTTCGGATTCATGTTGTCGCGCTGATGTCTGTATTCGATGTGCTGTGCCAAAGTGGTCGACCCACATGAGTCCAAATCCCGAGCTTTCGGCGAGCCCACCACCATAAAAGCGCATTCTGGACGACGAGGCTCGCGGTGCTGCCAACCGCCAAACCAAGGCTGCCGTAAAGCCGCGCGCCGACATACCCAACTACTAGTAGTGTAATTGTGGCGAAGAGATTTACGAGTAAAACGGCCGATTGATGACCAGTCATCACCAGTACGGGCGGAGGGTTCCCAAGCACGATCAAGCACAGGTAGCCGAGCGTCAAGACAACCACCGTGGGACCTGCTCCAGCGTAAGATTCGCCAAACACCAGGGTTAGCACCATTTCTGGGAACAATGCCAACAGGCCCAAGGCTGCCAGCGAAGGGATTGCTGCATAGGTAGCCGTGCTTCGCAGGATCTGCTGCAGCTCCGCCGAGCGATGTTGAGAATGCAATCTGGGGATGGTGGCGAGGATGGTCATCATCGCCATTTGCACGGGCATGGCAGAAATCAGCAAACATCTCTTGGCAGCACCGTAGACACCCAATTCGGTGGGGGAAAGACAGATTGCGCCCAACCAGATATCGAATTGTTGCGTCCCGAAAGAAAGAAGTTGATTGACTAGCAGGGTTAGGCTCACGCTCGTCATGATCCCTTTCTCGGTAGGAGTCAACACAACGGCCGGTGCAGACCCGCCGTGCAGGCGCATCGTCGCTCGTAGACCCACCAAGACCCACGGAAGTGTTATGGCAACAGAGATCACGGTGAAGAACAGAACGGTTGCTAGGCTGGATGGAGTGAGTGTGAACCAGCTGATTCCCACGTAGCCCAGCAGAAGCAATCCAAGGAAAAGGACGTTGCTGACCGGGCCTCCAGTAACCCCGCCGGTGTAGAGGCTGGCAAGTTTGAGGTTGGCGTATCCTCGCAGCAATTCTGCTCCTACCTTCTGCCAACTCAGCAACAGCACGCCCGACGCGGTCAGCGCGGCAATGGCCAGTGCGTCCCCGTAGTTCGAAAGCTGCGCAGACATGCTGTAGAGTGAGCATCCCACCAGAATACTGGCAGCTAGCGAAGTGACAGCTAGAGTTCTCAAGATACGAACTGCATAGCTTTTCGCGCGATCCGGCGCGTTGCGACCCAGGTTCTCTGATACAAAGCGAACCGCTACTTCATCCAGGCCTGACATGGCCAGCATCGTACCCAGCGTAAGGGCCGTGGTGATCAGCAGGTAGACTCCGTAGCTGGCTGGCCCAAGAATGCGGGCGGCGAGAATATTACCGGCGAGCGTAGCGACAATGCCTACCACGCGAGAGCCGACAACCCATTTCGCATTGCGTTGGTGCGGTGATTGCTGTGGTTGATCAGCAATCATCGTTAGTAGGCTCCCTCTTTGAAGAGGACAACTTTAACGGTGCAAGCCAGGATGTAGAGATCGAGCCATACTGACCAGTTCAACACGTAATAGTCCACCAGTTCAATGCGCTCTTGATAGCTGGTATTATTGCGGCCTGAAACTTGCCACAATCCGGTGATGCCTGGTAGCACTTCGCGATAGTGCATGTAGCTGCTGCCATACTTTTCGGCCTCATCGGGGAGAATGGGGCGCGGGCCAACCAAACTCATATCCCCGATCAGGACGTTCCAAAGTTGGGGCAGCTCATCCAAGCTTGTTTGGCGCAGTAGGTTTCCAATCCATGTAATCCGTGGATCGTTCTTAAGCTTGTAGGTGCTCGACCATTCTGCTGCTTCCTGGGGATTGCGAGCAAGGTATTCAGCCAGAAGTTTGTCAGCGTTGGGCCGCATGGTGCAGAACTTCTTGGCGTAGAATCGCTTTCCACCACGCCCGATTCGCTCCGAATCAAAGAACGCCGACGCGCCAGTAGTAACCTTGATTAATAGAGCTAATGCCGCAATCAGCGGCAGGAGCAGCAGGCCAGCAAAGGCGGTAATCGAGAGATCAATAAAACGCTTGGCGGCATAGGCACCGGGATTGGTAAGTTGGTTCGTTACGGAAATCGCAGGCAGTCTTGCCGCTTCGCATTCCTCCAGCCACAAGCTGGGAAAGCCTTCCAGTGGCGGGATAATGATCCAGTGCCGCAATTGGCTCTGAGTGCGGGTTGCGAGTGCAACAAACAGTTCATGTTCGAAGGAATCGACGGCCATCATTGCGCGATTGACCTTGGACGCTTTGGCGACAACTTCCAACTCATTGATCGAACCTAGCCAGGGAGCGATGTCGCTGCTGATTGCCGTGGACGGCACGTCCGATACATAGCCCACCGGTCGAAGGCCCCACTGGGGTTCTCGGGCAAGTTGCAATTGAGTGTCGAGCGATAGGCTCTCCGTGCTCACCACGATAACCCGTGTTCCCCACCAGTCCGCTGTGCCAAAAAGGCTGCGGCAGGTTGCCCTACAAAATGCGGCCACCAGGAAAGCGAGAAATGCCCCAACACCCAACTTGCAGAACAGCGATATCTGAAAGGTTCCAAATAGCTTCAGTACTATTGTTGTGCCGAGCCAGACGCTAAGAGCCCCCAATACCCAGCCACGAAATTGCCGCACGGGCTTGGGAGGGATGGCGCCATAAGAACGCTGTAACCAGCCGACCAACAACAGGCCAATTGCTAACATCACATAACCCTTGGCCTGTACCGAGCTTATGGGGTGTAGGTAAGGGAGATGGGGAAGTTGAGAGAGGATTTCAGCCAGGAAGATGCTACCCAATACGGAAAGAGTGTCGCTCAGTAGGTAGAGCGCACGCATCGGCAGACCGCTGGTGGTACCCACCATCTTGGGCCGTTCGGATTTGTTGGACTGCTGGTCGTTTTCCATTCGGCTTACGGTAACCTCTCCGGAAACGACCTCTCCGGAAACGTCGAGGGCGCGATTCTGTAAAGCGGCAGCCATTTGCGGTTTTTCGAATTGGGGCAACAAGTTGAAATTTGGCTAATCGAGGATGAAGGGAGCTGCACGGTCGCTCCTAAGTGGTGTGGAACGCTGTCTGCGAATGCTGTAGCGAGCTTCGCTTGTGATAGGCAACTCGTACCAAAGCACAAGCAAGGATCGCCCAAGCAATTGCGAGTGCGACCCCGTTGCACGCGTTGGCAATACGGACCAAGGTCTCGGCAAAATCTGGAGAGCTTGGAATCAGATTGGCAGTCGCTGCTATTGCAGGCCGCAATCCGTGAAGTATCAAAATGTTGACAAAGGGGAGGCAAAGCAGGGCGATCACGGTTCTACGTGGCCCCGTACCTAGCTCTAGCCATGACGGATGCGACCCGCAATAGCCGGCTAGTATGGGTAGGGCTAGCAGAACGATTTCGTAAATTTGATGGTAGATGCAACAAAACATGGTGAGCAACAAAAACGCACTGTTGACGCTTGTCGCAGAACTGGAACTCTCGGACTGAGTCAACCACAGCACGCAACTAGCAATAGCCAGCATGAACAATCCGATGCCTACAGTACCGCTTGCAGGCAAGGTGCGATCTAACAGGTACTCCACCGACGACGCTGCATCAACCCGTCCACTCGTCGACACGGTTTGGACGTCAGGATGCGACTGGAAATGAGTTTGATTGCTGGTTAGACGACTGCTCAGTGTTCCAGCAGAAAGCTCTCCGGCGCGAGCAAAGACGATTGCCAAGCCCAACAGGAAGCACATCCCGCCAATGAATAGCCCCCTGAAGGCCGAACGCGCGTCTCCCCGGGCGGCCAGCAACAACCCCGCTGGTCCACCAAATGTCGGCTTGAGCGTCAAGAAAACCAATCCTAAAGCGGAGTACCAGCTGGAAAGGTTCGCGTGTTTGCGGCGCTCTCCAAATTCGAGGGCAACCATCATCGCGACCGATAACGCCAAACTAATTTGCCCACTCTGCAAAGCAGTTCTGCCGGGTTGAAGCAGCAGGAGCAAGCCGGCAAAACCACACACGACGGCCGGGCGAGCCGATCCGTTGACCAGTCGAAGCACGCTCCAGGCAAAGACCAACAGCAAGGCGAGACTGCACAGCGCGTACAAGATGGTGGCGACCAATACAGGCGGCACCGCAAAGGGTGCGTAGAGCAACAGCATTAAGGGGGAATACAAAGGGAAATGGTTCGTTACAGGATATTGTTGCATGTAATCCGTGGGCAGTTCCGTGTTCGAATTGTATGGATTCACTCCATCCCAAACGGCACGTATCGGATAATATATCGTGTCATCGAAATCGCGATACATCCGCGTTCGCCCTTCAGACGAATCGGGCGCAAGGCAAAAACTGCGATACACTACTCCGGAGGCCACGATTGCGAAAAACAGGATCATGGCTGTGTCTTTGAGCGCGGTGGGAGCTCGACTCGTGTTTGGTTTGTTGGCGAGCGTCAACG
Coding sequences within it:
- a CDS encoding glycosyltransferase family 87 protein, whose protein sequence is MTLANKPNTSRAPTALKDTAMILFFAIVASGVVYRSFCLAPDSSEGRTRMYRDFDDTIYYPIRAVWDGVNPYNSNTELPTDYMQQYPVTNHFPLYSPLMLLLYAPFAVPPVLVATILYALCSLALLLVFAWSVLRLVNGSARPAVVCGFAGLLLLLQPGRTALQSGQISLALSVAMMVALEFGERRKHANLSSWYSALGLVFLTLKPTFGGPAGLLLAARGDARSAFRGLFIGGMCFLLGLAIVFARAGELSAGTLSSRLTSNQTHFQSHPDVQTVSTSGRVDAASSVEYLLDRTLPASGTVGIGLFMLAIASCVLWLTQSESSSSATSVNSAFLLLTMFCCIYHQIYEIVLLALPILAGYCGSHPSWLELGTGPRRTVIALLCLPFVNILILHGLRPAIAATANLIPSSPDFAETLVRIANACNGVALAIAWAILACALVRVAYHKRSSLQHSQTAFHTT